In a single window of the Jaculus jaculus isolate mJacJac1 chromosome 9, mJacJac1.mat.Y.cur, whole genome shotgun sequence genome:
- the Gemin4 gene encoding gem-associated protein 4 — protein MDLGPLNICEEMTILHGGFLLAEQLFHPNALAQLTKSDWEHVGRPIVEALREISSATAHSQPSAWKKKALIIIWAKVLQPYPASPSDTETRWQEDVFFSVGNMIPTINHTVLFELLKSLDASGLFIQLLMALPTTVCRSELERFLEHMTIDTSSKDVAFFLDVWWEMMKHKSNEQDPLLSHFSTMAHKYLPSTDEFSHPPKRFKSDPDICPTMPLLAMLLNALKQIQKRILCLGLKSCALANLADMLTVFALMEDDPQEVSATMYLDKLATVISVWNSDTQNPYHQQALTEKVKEAERDVSLTSLAKLPSETVLMGFELMLSLLREWGAELQAMLNSSQGTNYDSYRLCDSLTSFSQNLKLYLDTTTMSKEERQMVSELVECVTDFLKKTSKVLNNKGMEDITASIAMAIIEQKMDRHMEMCYIFASEKKWAFSDEWVACLVNNRTLFQEPNLVLRLLETVVEVIAMDRVVPQSQIKQVISVTLECYADLSLPDKNKVLSGILHCWGRKGLSNKLSAYLEGFQEDLNMTFNQLSQSASEQGLAKAVAAVARLMIMHPEVTVKKMCTMAVISLGTHRFLAQILTAFPALRFTEEEQRSNSSTTFLVSCLKETIWPRFSTPKEEKQFLELLSCLMNPVKPQGIPVAALLEPDEVLKEFVLPFLVLDVEVVGLSLKLFVQTLEASAGLEDCWLHACSPFPLLFSLCRLLDSFSKYWQLPPEKRHLSLDSKDLVVHILELLCEIVLANAETFSPDAWIKSLSWLHRKLEQLDWTVGLRLKTFFEGHFKCEVPATLFEICKLSEAEWTSQVHPGYGPGTGLLAWMECCFISSAVSEQMLTLLVVDVGNPDEVRLFSKGFLVALVQVMPWCSPREWQSLQQLTRRLLERQLLHVPYSLEYIQFVPLLNLKPFAQELQLSVLSLRAFQFLCSQSCRNWLPMDGWNHVVKLLSNSMTNILDAIRLIQSVSQDLTQETLFVYTQMFCHVLHIMAMLPQEVCEPLYVLALEILTCYETLSKTSPSVSSLLQKVNEQRFLKSIAENISPEERRQTLLQKISNF, from the exons ATGGATCTAG GACCCTTGAATATCTGTGAAGAAATGACTATTCTGCATGGTGGCTTCTTGCTGGCTGAGCAGCTGTTCCATCCCAACGCACTGGCACAGTTGACAAAATCTGACTGGGAACACGTGGGGCGGCCCATTGTGGAGGCCTTGAGGGAGATCTCCTCTGCCACAGCACATTCCCAGCCATCTGCCTGGAAGAAGAAAGCACTGATCATCATCTGGGCCAAGGTGCTTCAGCCCTACCCTGCTTCCCCTTCCGATACAGAAACTCGATGGCAGGAAGATGTGTTCTTCTCCGTGGGCAATATGATCCCAACCATCAACCACACAGTCCTCTTTGAGCTGCTAAAGTCTCTGGATGCTTCTGGACTCTTCATCCAGCTCCTGATGGCCCTGCCCACCACCGTCTGCCGCTCGGAACTAGAGCGCTTTTTGGAGCACATGACTATTGACACTTCTTCCAAGGATGTGGCCTTCTTCCTGGACGTCTGGTGGGAAATGATGAAGCACAAGAGCAATGAGCAGGACCCTCTGCTCTCTCACTTCAGCACAATGGCCCATAAGTACTTGCCCTCCACAGACGAGTTCTCCCATCCTCCAAAGAGGTTCAAGTCAGACCCAGACATATGTCCGACCATGCCTCTGTTGGCCATGCTGCTTAACGCACTGAAGCAAATCCAGAAGAGGATCCTGTGCCTGGGCCTGAAGAGCTGTGCGCTAGCTAACTTGGCCGACATGCTGACCGTGTTTGCGCTGATGGAGGATGACCCCCAGGAAGTGTCTGCCACCATGTATCTAGACAAACTAGCCACAGTGATCTCTGTGTGGAATTCTGACACCCAGAACCCGTACCACCAACAGGCACTGACAGAGAAGGTAAAGGAGGCAGAACGGGATGTCAGCCTCACCTCGCTGGCCAAGCTCCCCAGTGAGACCGTTCTCATGGGGTTTGAGCTCATGCTCAGTCTGCTGCGGGAGTGGGGCGCAGAGCTGCAGGCCATGCTCAACAGTAGCCAGGGGACAAATTATGACAGCTACCGGCTATGTGACAGTCTGACTTCCTTCAGCCAGAACTTGAAGCTCTACTTGGACACCACTACCATGTCCAAGGAGGAGAGGCAGATGGTCTCTGAGCTGGTTGAGTGTGTCacagacttcctgaagaaaaccagCAAGGTGCTGAACAACAAGGGCATGGAAGACATCACTGCCTCCATTGCCATGGCCATCATCGAGCAGAAGATGGACCGGCACATGGAAATGTGCTACATTTTTGCTTCTGAGAAGAAGTGGGCCTTCTCAGATGAGTGGGTGGCCTGCTTGGTTAATAACAGGACTCTCTTCCAAGAACCAAACTTGGTTTTGAGGCTACTGGAGACGGTGGTGGAAGTCATTGCGATGGATAGAGTTGTTCCCCAATCTCAGATCAAGCAGGTGATCAGTGTGACTCTGGAATGCTATGCAGACCTCTCCCTGCCAGACAAAAACAAAGTCCTCTCTGGAATCCTGCACTGCTGGGGGCGAAAGGGTCTCTCAAACAAGCTGTCGGCTTACTTGGAGGGTTTTCAGGAAGACCTCAACATGACATTTAACCAGCTCTCACAGAGCGCCTCAGAACAGGGCCTGGCTAAAGCTGTTGCCGCGGTGGCCCGCCTGATGATCATGCACCCAGAAGTCACCGTAAAGAAGATGTGCACAATGGCTGTCATCAGTCTGGGTACCCACCGGTTCCTGGCTCAGATTCTTACAGCCTTTCCTGCTCTAAGGTTTACAGAGGAAGAGCAAAGGTCAAACTCGTCCACCACTTTCTTGGTGTCTTGCCTCAAAGAAACCATTTGGCCCAGGTTCTCTACACCCAAAGAAGAGAAGCAGTTTCTAGAGCTCCTGAGCTGCCTGATGAACCCTGTGAAGCCCCAGGGGATTCCAGTCGCTGCTCTCCTGGAGCCAGATGAGGTGCTGAAGGAGTTTGTCCTGCCATTCTTAGTGCTGGACGTGGAGGTGGTGGGCCTGAGTCTGAAGCTCTTCGTGCAGACCCTGGAGGCCAGTGCGGGCCTCGAGGACTGCTGGCTGCACGCCTGCTCCCCATTCCCCCTGCTCTTCAGCTTGTGTCGGCTCTTGGACAGCTTCAGCAAGTACTGGCAGCTCCCCCCAGAGAAGAGGCACCTCTCCCTGGACAGCAAGGACCTGGTGGTCCACATCCTGGAGCTCCTCTGTGAGATCGTACTGGCCAATGCCGAGACCTTCTCCCCAGACGCCTGGATCAAGTCCTTGTCCTGGCTCCACCGCAAGCTAGAGCAGCTGGACTGGACCGTGGGCCTCAGACTGAAGACCTTCTTCGAGGGCCACTTCAAGTGTGAAGTGCCGGCCACCCTTTTTGAGATCTGTAAGCTTTCGGAGGCTGAGTGGACCTCCCAGGTCCACCCAGGCTATGGGCCCGGCACGGGGCTTCTGGCCTGGATGGAGTGCTGCTTCATCTCCAGCGCCGTCTCTGAGCAGATGCTCACTCTCCTGGTGGTGGACGTGGGCAACCCCGACGAGGTCCGATTGTTCAGCAAGGGCTTCCTGGTGGCCCTGGTACAAGTCATGCCTTGGTGCAGCCCCCGGGAGTGGCAGTCCCTGCAGCAGCTGACCAGAAGGCTGTTGGAGAGACAACTCCTACACGTCCCTTACAGTCTGGAGTACATTCAGTTCGTTCCGCTGCTCAACCTGAAGCCCTTCGCCCAGGAGCTCCAACTCTCCGTCCTCTCCCTTCGAGCTTTCCAGTTTCTCTGCAGCCAAAGCTGTCGGAACTGGCTTCCCATGGATGGCTGGAATCACGTGGTCAAGCTCCTCAGCAACAGCATGACCAACATCCTGGACGCGATTAGGTTGATACAGTCGGTGAGCCAGGACCTGACCCAAGAAACTCTGTTTGTCTACACCCAGATGTT
- the LOC101602049 gene encoding diazepam-binding inhibitor-like 5, which produces MTQVEFELACAALKQLKGPVSDQDKLLVYSYYKQATQGDCNIPVPPATEVKAKAKWVAWNQNKGMSRMDAMRFYIAKVEELKKKEAAQGL; this is translated from the coding sequence ATGACCCAAGTGGAATTTGAACTGGCCTGTGCTGCACTCAAACAGCTGAAGGGTCCTGTGAGTGACCAGGATAAATTGCTGGTGTACAGCTACTACAAACAGGCCACCCAGGGTGACTGCAACATCCCTGTCCCTCCAGCCACAGAGGTGAAAGCCAAAGCCAAGTGGGTGGCATGGAACCAGAACAAAGGGATGTCCAGGATGGATGCCATGAGGTTCTACATTGCTAAAGTGGAAGAGCTAAAGAAAAAGGAGGCTGCACAAGGACTTTGA